A genomic segment from Flavobacterium sp. 9R encodes:
- a CDS encoding histidine phosphatase family protein, which translates to MKNLILVRHAKSSWETPLKDRDRPLSKNGLQAAHLVSSYVSKYLPKTYLFWTSVAERASQTALIFAQNLSYPIESIIYKEELYTFDENQLAKVIKSCKNEFDSVILFGHNGAITNFVNKFGDVFIENVPTSGFVSLQFDVDDWSAIEKGKTLKVIVPKDLK; encoded by the coding sequence ATGAAAAATTTAATCTTAGTTCGACACGCAAAATCAAGTTGGGAAACCCCCTTAAAAGATAGGGATAGACCTTTGTCTAAAAATGGGCTACAAGCGGCACATCTCGTATCTAGCTATGTTTCAAAGTATTTGCCTAAAACCTATTTGTTTTGGACAAGTGTGGCAGAACGAGCTTCTCAAACTGCTTTAATTTTTGCTCAAAATTTATCCTATCCTATCGAGAGTATTATTTACAAAGAGGAGCTGTATACTTTTGATGAAAACCAATTAGCTAAGGTGATTAAATCTTGTAAAAATGAATTTGATAGTGTAATTCTTTTTGGACATAATGGGGCAATTACAAATTTTGTTAATAAATTTGGAGACGTTTTTATTGAAAATGTTCCTACATCTGGGTTTGTCTCGCTACAATTTGATGTAGACGATTGGAGTGCCATAGAAAAAGGTAAAACTTTAAAAGTAATAGTTCCTAAAG